A window of the Balaenoptera acutorostrata chromosome 13, mBalAcu1.1, whole genome shotgun sequence genome harbors these coding sequences:
- the PPM1F gene encoding protein phosphatase 1F, protein MKTNDPAAAPRDALGMASGTPQQNSQKAEENPSFLDVLLRDFPAPLGPESPLPWKVPGTMLSQEEVEGELAELAMGFLSSRSAPPPLAACLAHEAVSQLLQTDLSEFRKLPEQEEEEAPVTLLDAVGLARSLFDRLWEVCSQWQKQVPVTARVPQRQWLVSVHAIRNARRRMEDRHVCLPAFNLLFGLSDSVDRAYFAVFDGHGGVDAARYASVHVHAVAAHRPELPTDPTGALRAAFRCTDEMFLWKARRERLQSGTTGVCALIAGSTLHVAWLGDSQVVLVQQGQVVKLMEPHRPERQDEKDRIEALGGFVSHMDCWRVNGTLAVSRAIGDVFQKPYVSGEADTASQELTGSEDYLLLACDGFFDVVPHQEVAGLVRSHLVGQQGSGLRVAEELVAAARERGSHDNITVMVVFLRDPRDLLEPETDAVPRS, encoded by the exons ATGAAGACCAACGACCCGGCAGCAGCCCCCCGGGATGCTCTGGGCATGGCCTCGGGAACCCCACAGCAGAATAGCCAGAAGGCAGAGGAGAACCCCAGCTTCCTGGACGTGCTCCTCCGCGACTTCCCAGCCCCGCTGGGCCCGGAGAGCCCTTTGCCGTGGAAGGTCCCAGGGACGATGCTGAGCCAGGAGGAGGTGGAAGGCGAGCTGGCTGAGCTGGCCATGGGCTTCCTGAGCAGCAG GAGCGCTCCGCCGCCACTTGCTGCCTGCCTGGCCCACGAGGCAGTTTCCCAGCTGCTGCAGACGGACCTTTCTGAGTTCAGGAAGTTGccggagcaggaggaggaggaggcccctGTGACCC TGCTGGATGCTGTGGGCCTGGCGCGGAGCCTCTTTGACCGGCTCTGGGAAGTGTGCAGCCAGTGGCAGAAGCAGGTGCCCGTGACTGCCCGGGTCCCGCAGCGGCAGTGGCTGGTCTCCGTGCACGCCATCCGCAACGCCCGCCGCAGGATGGAGGACCGGCACGTGTGCCTCCCTGCCTTCAACCTGCTCTTTGGCCTATCG GACTCTGTGGACCGTGCCTACTTTGCCGTGTTCGATGGGCACGGAGGGGTGGATGCCGCGAGGTACGCATCTGTGCACGTGCACGCTGTCGCTGCCCACCGACCGGAGCTGCCCACTGACCCCACGGGGGCCCTGCGAGCAGCCTTCCGCTGCACCGATGAGATGTTCCTTTGGAAAGCCAGGCGAGAG CGGCTGCAGAGCGGCACTACAGGGGTGTGCGCGCTCATCGCCGGGAGCACCCTGCACGTGGCCTGGCTCGGGGACTCCCAGGTGGTCCTGGTGCAGCAGGGGCAGGTGGTGAAGCTGATGGAGCCACACAGACCTGAGCGGCAG GACGAGAAGGACCGCATCGAGGCACTGGGTGGCTTCGTGTCCCACATGGACTGCTGGAGGGTCAACGGGACCCTGGCCGTCTCCAGAGCCATCG GGGACGTCTTCCAGAAGCCCTACGTGTCTGGGGAGGCGGACACGGCCTCGCAGGAGCTGACGGGGTCCGAGGACTACCTGCTGCTGGCCTGCGATGGCTTCTTCGACGTGGTCCCCCACCAGGAGGTGGCCGGCCTCGTGCGGAGCCACCTGGTCGGGCAGCAGGGCAGCGGGCTGCGCGTGGCTGAGGAGCTGGTGGCTGCCGCCCGGGAGCGGGGCTCCCACGACAACATCACGGTCATGGTGGTCTTCCTCCGGGACCCCCGAGACCTGCTGGAGCCAGAGACTGATGCTGTGCCGAGAAGCTAG